One part of the Lotus japonicus ecotype B-129 chromosome 2, LjGifu_v1.2 genome encodes these proteins:
- the LOC130739988 gene encoding RING-H2 finger protein ATL47 isoform X1 — translation MFMKMHLLHSQIHQSNGAITNPPIFSPYSPSSSSPSLPDNSNYQKQSASSSGNRISPAVIFIIVILAVVFFILGFLHLLVRFLSKHRSSSSISESNRYPEISESDAYQRQLQNLFHLHDSGLDQAFIDALPVFYYKEIIGLKEPFDCAVCLCEFLEQDKLRLLPVCNHAFHIDCIDTWLLSNSTCPLCRGTLYASGFSFENPVFDFEGPKEEDGVSVSGSGGSVNKPSENHIMSGKRVFSVRLGKFRSSNIGVSVERCEGESSNGNLDARRCYSMGSFQYVVADSDLRVALRSSRGDGSMRQQLKGIAATNLMSSSTDGDVEGKKINNARKGESFSVSKIWQWSRKEKLTSLSDTHFHNSTVTATLPWINKARGQKSLHCLSWIGGGAKKTTTWWLSLN, via the exons ATGTTTATGAAAATGCATTTGCTTCACTCTCAAATCCACCAAAGCAATGGTGCTATCACCAATCCTCCAATTTTTTCTCCCtattcaccttcttcttcttccccttcaTTACCTGACAATTCTAACTACCAGAAACAATCAGCTTCTTCATCTGGGAATAGAATAAGCCCTGCAGTTATTTTCATCATAGTAATTCTAGCTGTTGTGTTTTTCATCTTGGGCTTCCTACACTTGCTAGTTAGATTTCTCTCAAAGCATAGGTCCTCTTCATCAATTTCTGAATCCAACAGATACCCTGAAATCTCTGAATCTGATGCTTACCAGAGACAGTTGCAGAACCTCTTCCATCTTCATGATTCAGGCCTGGATCAGGCTTTCATAGATGCCCTCCCAGTTTTCTATTACAAAGAGATAATAGGCTTGAAAGAGCCATTTGATTGTGCAGTTTGCCTCTGTGAGTTCTTGGAACAGGACAAGCTGAGATTGCTCCCAGTCTGCAACCATGCTTTTCACATAGACTGCATAGACACATGGTTACTGTCCAATTCAACTTGTCCTCTATGCAGAGGGACTCTCTATGCATCTGGATTTTCATTTGAGAATCCTGTGTTTGACTTTGAGGGTCCAAAGGAGGAAGATGGGGTTTCAGTTTCAGGTAGTGGTGGTTCTGTTAACAAGCCTAGTGAGAATCACATAATGAGTGGGAAGAGGGTGTTTTCTGTGAGGCTTGGGAAATTCAGAAGCTCAAATATTGGAGTTAGTGTGGAAAGATGTGAAGGAGAGAGCAGTAATGGTAATTTGGATGCAAGAAGATGCTATTCAATGGGTTCTTTTCAGTATGTTGTTGCTGATTCAGATTTGAGAGTGGCTTTGAGATCCAGTAGAGGTGATGGTAGCATGAGACAACAACTCAAGGGAATAGCAGCCACAAATTTGATGAGTTCTTCAACTGATGGGGATGTTGAGggtaaaaaaatcaacaatgcAAGGAAAGGTGAAAGCTTTTCTGTTTCCAAGATCTGGCAATGGTCTAGGAAAGAAAAGTTAACAAGTTTATCAGATACCCATTTTCATAATTCAACTGTGACTGCAACTTTGCCATGGATCAATAAAGCTAGAG GACAAAAATCTTTGCACTGTTTGAGCTGGATTGGCGGTGGGGCAAAGAAAACAACAACATGGTGGTTAAGCTTAAATTAA
- the LOC130739989 gene encoding AP-1 complex subunit gamma-2-like, with product MNPFSSGTRLRDMIRAIRACKTAAEERAVVRKECAAIRDSINANDHDYRHRNLAKLMFIHMLGYPTHFGQMECLKLIASPGFPEKRIGYLGLMLLLDERQEVLMLVTNSVKQDLNHTNQYIVGLALCALGNICSAEMARDLAPEVERLLQFRDPNIRKKAALCSIRIIKKVPDLAENFINPATSLLREKHHGVLIAGVQLCADLCKTSTEALEHIRKKCTDGLVRTLKDLANSPYSPEYDIAGITDPFLHIRLLKLLRVLGEGDADASDSMNDILAQVATKTESNKVAGNAILYECVQTIMSIEDNGGLRVLAINILGRFLSNRDNNIRYVALNMLMRAVTADAQAVQRHRATILECVKDSDASIRKRALELVYVLVNETNVKPLAKELIDYLEVSDPDFRGDLTEKICSIVAKFSPEKIWYIDQMLKVLSEAGNFVKDEVWYALIVVISNASELHGYTVRALYRAFQTSAEQETLVRVTVWCIGEYGDMLVNNVGMLDIEDPITVTESDAVDVIEIAIKRHASDLTTKAMALVALLKLSSRFPSCSERIREIVVQFKGNLVLELQQRAIEFNSVIAKHQNIRSTLVERMPVLDEATFVGRRAGSLPGTASTPTVPSVSIPNGVVKPVAPLVDLLDLSSDDVPAPSSSGGDLLQDLLGVDMSGASQQSGTGQASKSGKDVLLDLLSIGSPSAPSSSSTVDILSSNTSNKAPASPLDDLSSLSLSSRETSNAAPMMDLLDSFSPSPPTENNGPVYPSVTAFESSSLKLTFNFSKQPGNPQTTSIQATFTNLSPNTYTDFVFQAAVPKFLQLHLDPASNNTLPGNGSITQTLRVTNNQHGKKSLVMRIRIAYKINGKDALEEGQISNFPRDL from the exons ATGAACCCTTTCTCCTCCGGCACGCGGCTCAG GGATATGATTCGAGCCATACGTGCTTGCAAGACTGCAGCAGAAGAACGTGCTGTTGTAAGAAAAGAATGTGCTGCCATTCGTGATTCAATAAATGCAAACGATCATGACTATAGGCATCGAAATCTGGCTAAGCTAATGTTCATCCATATGCTTGGTTATCCCACACATTTTGGTCAAATGGAGTGCCTCAAGTTGATAGCATCTCCAGGATTTCCAGAGAAGAGAATAGGTTATCTTGGCCTCATGTTGCTTCTTGATGAAAGGCAAGAAGTTCTGATGTTGGTCACCAATTCTGTAAAACA AGATCTTAATCACACAAATCAGTATATTGTGGGACTTGCACTTTGTGCTTTAGGAAACATTTGTTCAGCAGAAATGGCTCGGGATCTTGCACCAGAGGTTGAGAGATTGCTGCAATTTCGTGATCCAAATATTCGGAAGAAG GCAGCATTATGCTCTATAAGAATCATAAAGAAAGTTCCAGACTTGGCAGAAAATTTTATCAATCCTGCTACTTCCTTACTTAGGGAGAAACATCATGGAGTTTTGATTGCTGGTGTTCAGCTTTGTGCAGATCTGTGTAAAACTAGCACTGAAGCTCTTGAACATATTAGAAAG AAATGCACAGATGGTTTGGTCAGAACTCTTAAAGATCTAGCGAACAGTCCTTATTCACCAGAGTATGATATTGCTGGCATCACAGACCCGTTTCTCCACATCAGATTGCTTAAACTTTTGCGAGTGTTGGGGGAAGGTGATGCTGATGCTAGTGACTCCATGAATGACATACTTGCCCAG GTGGCTACAAAAACCGAGTCCAATAAAGTTGCAGGGAATGCCATTTTATATGAGTGTGTTCAAACAATTATGAGCATTGAAGATAATGGGGGCTTACGCGTACTTGCCATCAATATCCTGGGAAGGTTCTTATCAAACCGTGACAACAATATCAG ATATGTGGCGTTAAACATGCTAATGAGGGCTGTAACTGCTGATGCTCAGGCAGTGCAGAGGCACCGTGCAACGATCCTAGAATGTGTGAAG GATTCAGATGCTTCAATTCGGAAAAGGGCCCTTGAACTTGTTTACGTTCTGGTGAATGAAACTAATGTGAAGCCATTAGCGAAAGAGCTTATAGATTATCTGGAAGTTAGTGATCCTGATTTCAGAGGAGACCTTACCGAAAAAATTTGCTCCATAGTTGCAAA GTTTTCGCCAGAGAAGATCTGGTACATTGATCAGATGCTCAAAGTTCTGTCTGAG GCTGGAAATTTTGTAAAAGATGAAGTGTGGTATGCCTTAATTGTGGTGATAAGCAATGCTTCTGAGCTTCATGGATATACAGTAAGAGCATTATACCGGGCATTTCAAACATCTGCTGAACAG GAGACTCTAGTTCGAGTTACGGTGTGGTGCATTGGGGAGTATGGTGACATGTTAGTCAATAATGTTGGAATGCTTGACATAGAAGATCCAATAACA GTGACCGAGTCAGATGCGGTGGATGTTATAGAGATTGCTATAAAACGTCATGCATCAGATCTTACCACAAAAGCAATGGCTCTGGTTGCCCTATTAAAGCTCTCTTCACGTTTCCCTTCATGTTCAGA GAGGATCAGGGAAATTGTTGTTCAGTTCAAAGGGAATCTTGTGCTAGAATTGCAGCAGAGAGCTATTGAATTTAATTCAGTCATTGCAAAGCATCAAAATATTAG GTCTACACTTGTAGAAAGGATGCCGGTTTTGGATGAGGCCACTTTCGTTGGTAGGAGGGCTGGGTCTTTGCCAGGCACAGCTTCTACACCAACTGTACCTTCAGTTAGTATTCCAAATGGAGTAGTCAAACCTGTGGCTCCTCTTGTAGATCTACTCGATCTAAGTTCAGATGATGTTCCTGCACCTAGCTCATCTGGTGGTGATCTTCTTCAGGACCTTCTTGGTGTTGATATGTCAGGGGCATCACAACAATCTG GCACTGGTCAAGCTTCAAAAAGTGGCAAAGATGTTCTTCTGGATCTTTTATCTATCGGATCACCTTCTGCTCCAAGCAGCTCATCTACAGTAGACATCTTATCCTCCAATACAAGTAACAAAGCACCAGCTTCACCTTTGGATGATCTTTCATCACTTTCACTGTCTTCAAGAGAAACTTCAAATGCTGCTCCTATGATGGATTTATTGGATAGTTTTTCTCCCAGCCCACCAACAG AAAACAACGGACCAGTTTATCCATCTGTGACTGCATTTGAGAGCAGCTCCTTGAAGTTGACATTCAATTTTTCAAAGCAACCAGGAAACCCACAAACAACATCTATCCAAGCTACCTTTACGAACTTGTCCCCTAATACGTATACAGATTTTGTTTTCCAGGCAGCCGTTCCTAAG TTTCTTCAATTGCACTTAGATCCAGCTAGCAACAATACTCTCCCTGGAAATGGGTCCATAACTCAAACTTTGAGAGTTACAAATAACCAACATGGAAAG AAATCTCTTGTCATGCGCATAAGGATAGCATACAAGATAAATGGCAAAGATGCACTGGAGGAAGGACAAATCAGTAATTTTCCTCGTGATTTATGA
- the LOC130739988 gene encoding RING-H2 finger protein ATL47 isoform X2, whose protein sequence is MFMKMHLLHSQIHQSNGAITNPPIFSPYSPSSSSPSLPDNSNYQKQSASSSGNRISPAVIFIIVILAVVFFILGFLHLLVRFLSKHRSSSSISESNRYPEISESDAYQRQLQNLFHLHDSGLDQAFIDALPVFYYKEIIGLKEPFDCAVCLCEFLEQDKLRLLPVCNHAFHIDCIDTWLLSNSTCPLCRGTLYASGFSFENPVFDFEGPKEEDGVSVSGSGGSVNKPSENHIMSGKRVFSVRLGKFRSSNIGVSVERCEGESSNGNLDARRCYSMGSFQYVVADSDLRVALRSSRGDGSMRQQLKGIAATNLMSSSTDGDVEGKKINNARKGESFSVSKIWQWSRKEKLTSLSDTHFHNSTVTATLPWINKARVFSGGLLYHFWIKKK, encoded by the exons ATGTTTATGAAAATGCATTTGCTTCACTCTCAAATCCACCAAAGCAATGGTGCTATCACCAATCCTCCAATTTTTTCTCCCtattcaccttcttcttcttccccttcaTTACCTGACAATTCTAACTACCAGAAACAATCAGCTTCTTCATCTGGGAATAGAATAAGCCCTGCAGTTATTTTCATCATAGTAATTCTAGCTGTTGTGTTTTTCATCTTGGGCTTCCTACACTTGCTAGTTAGATTTCTCTCAAAGCATAGGTCCTCTTCATCAATTTCTGAATCCAACAGATACCCTGAAATCTCTGAATCTGATGCTTACCAGAGACAGTTGCAGAACCTCTTCCATCTTCATGATTCAGGCCTGGATCAGGCTTTCATAGATGCCCTCCCAGTTTTCTATTACAAAGAGATAATAGGCTTGAAAGAGCCATTTGATTGTGCAGTTTGCCTCTGTGAGTTCTTGGAACAGGACAAGCTGAGATTGCTCCCAGTCTGCAACCATGCTTTTCACATAGACTGCATAGACACATGGTTACTGTCCAATTCAACTTGTCCTCTATGCAGAGGGACTCTCTATGCATCTGGATTTTCATTTGAGAATCCTGTGTTTGACTTTGAGGGTCCAAAGGAGGAAGATGGGGTTTCAGTTTCAGGTAGTGGTGGTTCTGTTAACAAGCCTAGTGAGAATCACATAATGAGTGGGAAGAGGGTGTTTTCTGTGAGGCTTGGGAAATTCAGAAGCTCAAATATTGGAGTTAGTGTGGAAAGATGTGAAGGAGAGAGCAGTAATGGTAATTTGGATGCAAGAAGATGCTATTCAATGGGTTCTTTTCAGTATGTTGTTGCTGATTCAGATTTGAGAGTGGCTTTGAGATCCAGTAGAGGTGATGGTAGCATGAGACAACAACTCAAGGGAATAGCAGCCACAAATTTGATGAGTTCTTCAACTGATGGGGATGTTGAGggtaaaaaaatcaacaatgcAAGGAAAGGTGAAAGCTTTTCTGTTTCCAAGATCTGGCAATGGTCTAGGAAAGAAAAGTTAACAAGTTTATCAGATACCCATTTTCATAATTCAACTGTGACTGCAACTTTGCCATGGATCAATAAAGCTAGAG TTTTCTCTGGAGGCTTGCTTTATCACTTTTGGATTAAAAAGAAGTAA